One region of Solanum pennellii chromosome 6, SPENNV200 genomic DNA includes:
- the LOC107021869 gene encoding type IV inositol polyphosphate 5-phosphatase 9-like isoform X2 — protein MQMHHHLCLFQWDRAGWGKYLTWQGREALMQGRFQEIVPLNAGSVIVPENTTICMQWNSLISTALNKTDFNNITLQEAEEEESVKVYPLKKGSSLKFNVENSTQFECIISKQMVGIFITVWARSPLVPYISHTSVSCVGCGIFGYFGNKGSVSVRFWLHETSFCFVCSHLASGGKEGDERQRNADASQIISRTRFSCDSFQYLPRKILQHDRVIWLGDLNYRIYLPEATTRSLVNDGQWSILLQNDQLKAELREGCIFNGWQEEDIEFAPTYKYHPDSDDYYGCSQNGKRGKSRAPAWCDRIIWFGKGLKQSQYNRGEFRLSDHRPVRAIFKAEVKVPSPLH, from the exons ATGCAAATGCATCATCATCTGTGCCTATTTCAATGGGACAGAGCGGGGTGGGGCAAATACTTAACATGGCAGGGACGGGAAGCTCTTATGCAGGGCag GTTTCAAGAAATTGTACCGCTGAATGCTGGAAGTGTTATAGTGCCAGAGAATACAACTATATGCATGCAATGGAATTCTCTTATTAGCACAGCTCTTAACAAGACAGATTTCAACAACATAACCCTTCAGGAGGCAGAGGAAGAAGAAAGTGTAAAAGTTTACCCACTAAAGAAAGGGAGTTCCTTGAAGTTCAATGTAGAAAACTCAACACAATTTGAATGCATAATTAGCAAGCAAATGGTGGGAATATTTATTACAGTATGGGCACGGTCTCCACTCGTTCCCTATATCAGTCATACAAGTGTCTCCTGTGTAGGCTGTGGTATTTTTGGCTACTTTGGAAACAAG GGTTCAGTCTCGGTTAGATTTTGGTTGCATGAAACAAGCTTCTGCTTTGTATGTAGTCATTTGGCTTCCGGAGGAAAAGAAGGAGATGAGAGACAGAGAAATGCAGATGCCTCTCAAATAATATCACGCACAAGATTTTCTTGCGACTCATTTCAGTATTTGCCAAGAAAAATTCTACAGCACGA TAGGGTGATTTGGCTAGGCGACCTGAATTATAGGATTTACTTACCTGAAGCCACAACAAGATCATTAGTCAATGACGGGCAGTGGAGCATCTTACTACAAAATGATCAG CTGAAGGCCGAGCTAAGAGAAGGTTGTATTTTCAACGGCTGGCAAGAGGAAGATATTGAGTTTGCACCAACATATAAATATCATCCAGATTCTGATGATTATTATGGCTGCAGTCAGAATGGGAAAAGAGGAAAGAGTCGAGCCCCAGCTTG GTGTGATCGGATCATATGGTTTGGCAAGGGACTGAAGCAAAGCCAGTATAATAGAGGTGAGTTTAGATTGTCAGACCACAGACCAGTACGGGCAATTTTCAAGGCAGAGGTCAAGGTTCCATCACCATTACATTAG
- the LOC107023685 gene encoding putative 3,4-dihydroxy-2-butanone kinase has protein sequence MDFQSKKLINDPNDVVTEFIEGLIENYPGLQYLDGFPEVKVVLRADVSGAKYDKVAIISGGGSGHEPAHAGFVGEGMLTAAICGDVFASPNVDSILAGIRAVTGPMGCLLIVKNYTGDRLNFGLAAEQAKSEGYKVEMVIVGDDCALPPPRGIAGRRGLAGTLLVHKVAGAAAACGLPLADVAAEAKRASEMVGTMGVALSVCTLPGQVTSDRLGPGKMELGLGIHGEPGAAVADLQPVDVVVSHVLKEILSPETNYVPITRGSRVVLLINGLGATPLMELMIIAGKAVPELQLEHGLAVDRVYTGSFMTSLDMAGFSISVMKADQAILDRLDAPTKAPNWPVGAEGNRPPAKIPVPLPPSHSIKIEKTLSRPEKLSPQGHILETAIEAAATEVVNLRDNLNEWDNKVGDGDCGSTMFRGAVAILEDMKKYYPLNDPAETVNEIGASIGRVMGGTSGILYSIFCKAAYAKLKENAESVVTAIHWADALEAAIAAVSKYGGASAGYRTLLDALIPALSALKERLNAGDDPADAFIISAEAASAGAESTKHMQAQAGRSTYVPGDILASVPDPGAMAAAAWYRAAALAVKEKYNTA, from the exons ATGGATTTTCAGAGCAAAAAACTCATCAACGACCCCAATG ATGTTGTGACAGAGTTCATTGAGGGACTTATTGAGAATTATCCAGGGTTGCAATATCTGGATGGTTTCCCAGAG GTTAAGGTTGTCTTGCGTGCTGATGTTTCTGGTGCAAAATATGACAAAGTTGCCATCATATCAG GTGGTGGAAGTGGCCATGAACCTGCTCATGCTGGATTTGTTGGAGAAGGGATGCTGACTGCAGCTATCTGTGGGGACGTTTTTGCCTCTCCAAATGTTGACTCAATTCTTGCG GGCATACGAGCTGTCACAGGTCCCATGGGGTGCCTTCTTATTGTCAAG AACTATACTGGTGATCGACTGAATTTTGGTTTGGCTGCTGAACAAGCAAAATCTGAAGGTTATAAAGTCGAG ATGGTAATTGTCGGTGATGACTGTGCTTTACCACCTCCAAGAGGCATTGCTGGCCGAAGAGGGTTGGCAGGGACGCTTCTTGTTCACAAG GTTGCCGGAGCTGCAGCAGCTTGTGGTCTTCCCCTTGCTGACGTTGCAGCTGAAGCCAAACGTGCATCAGAAATGGTTGGGACAATGGGCGTTGCGTTATCTGTTTGCACGTTGCCAGGACAGGTGACTTCAGACCGTTTAGGCCCAGGGAAGATGGAGCTTGGTCTTGGAATA CATGGGGAACCAGGAGCTGCTGTAGCTGACCTTCAACCAGTAGATGTGGTGGTTTCTCATGTTCTGAAGGAGATTTTGTCACCG GAGACCAACTACGTTCCAATCACGCGTGGGAGTAGAGTCGTGCTCCTGATTAATGG ATTAGGAGCAACACCATTGATGGAATTGATGATTATAGCTGGCAAGGCTGTCCCAGAATTGCAGCTTGAACATGGTCTAGCTGTTGATAGAGTCTATACAGGGTCATTTATGACGTCACTTGATATGGCAG GCTTTTCAATTTCGGTAATGAAGGCTGATCAAGCAATTTTAGATCGTTTAGATGCTCCAACTAAAGCTCCAAATTGGCCTGTTGGTGCTGAAG gCAACCGGCCTCCTGCAAAGATTCCTGTTCCACTTCCTCCATCACATTCTATCAAGATTGAAAAG ACATTGAGTCGGCCTGAAAAACTGAGCCCTCAGGGTCATATCCTTGAGACAGCTATTGAAGCAGCAGCTACTGAAGTTGTAAATCTCAGGGATAATTTGAATGAGTGGGACAATAAAGTTGGTGATGGCGATTGTGGTTCAACT ATGTTCAGAGGTGCAGTGGCTATACTTGAAGACATGAAGAAGTA CTATCCGTTGAATGACCCTGCAGAAACAGTCAATGAAATTGGAGCCTCTATTGGAAGAGTAATGGGGGGAACTAGCGGTATCTT ATACAGTATATTCTGTAAGGCAGCATATGCGAAGTTGAAAGAAAATGCTGAGTCGGTTGTCACAGCTATTCACT GGGCTGATGCACTTGAAGCTGCTATCGCTGCTGTTAGTAAATATGGAGGAGCTAGTGCTGGTTATCGTACCCTTTTAGATGCTCTTATACCAGCATTGTCAGCTCTTAAAGAG AGGTTGAATGCTGGGGACGACCCTGCGGATGCTTTCATTATTTCTGCTGAGGCAGCATCTGCTGGAGCCGAGTCCACCAAGCACATGCAGGCGCAG GCTGGCCGTTCAACCTATGTACCCGGAGATATTCTTGCATCAGTTCCTGACCCAGGTGCCATGGCTGCAGCTGCGTGGTACAGAGCAGCTGCCTTAGCTGTGAAGGAGAAGTATAATACAGCATAA
- the LOC107021869 gene encoding type IV inositol polyphosphate 5-phosphatase 9-like isoform X1, with protein MLADSDSTSATLAEIQNFTLFVSSWNVGGIAPPNDLNMEELLDTRNNLADIYVLGFQEIVPLNAGSVIVPENTTICMQWNSLISTALNKTDFNNITLQEAEEEESVKVYPLKKGSSLKFNVENSTQFECIISKQMVGIFITVWARSPLVPYISHTSVSCVGCGIFGYFGNKGSVSVRFWLHETSFCFVCSHLASGGKEGDERQRNADASQIISRTRFSCDSFQYLPRKILQHDRVIWLGDLNYRIYLPEATTRSLVNDGQWSILLQNDQLKAELREGCIFNGWQEEDIEFAPTYKYHPDSDDYYGCSQNGKRGKSRAPAWCDRIIWFGKGLKQSQYNRGEFRLSDHRPVRAIFKAEVKVPSPLH; from the exons ATGTTAGCTGATTCTGACTCAACATCAGCAACCTTAGCTGAGATACAAAATTTTAC GTTATTTGTTAGTTCATGGAATGTTGGAGGCATTGCACCACCAAACGACTTGAACATGGAGGAATTGCTTGATACTCGAAACAACTTGGCTGATATTTATGTTCTCGG GTTTCAAGAAATTGTACCGCTGAATGCTGGAAGTGTTATAGTGCCAGAGAATACAACTATATGCATGCAATGGAATTCTCTTATTAGCACAGCTCTTAACAAGACAGATTTCAACAACATAACCCTTCAGGAGGCAGAGGAAGAAGAAAGTGTAAAAGTTTACCCACTAAAGAAAGGGAGTTCCTTGAAGTTCAATGTAGAAAACTCAACACAATTTGAATGCATAATTAGCAAGCAAATGGTGGGAATATTTATTACAGTATGGGCACGGTCTCCACTCGTTCCCTATATCAGTCATACAAGTGTCTCCTGTGTAGGCTGTGGTATTTTTGGCTACTTTGGAAACAAG GGTTCAGTCTCGGTTAGATTTTGGTTGCATGAAACAAGCTTCTGCTTTGTATGTAGTCATTTGGCTTCCGGAGGAAAAGAAGGAGATGAGAGACAGAGAAATGCAGATGCCTCTCAAATAATATCACGCACAAGATTTTCTTGCGACTCATTTCAGTATTTGCCAAGAAAAATTCTACAGCACGA TAGGGTGATTTGGCTAGGCGACCTGAATTATAGGATTTACTTACCTGAAGCCACAACAAGATCATTAGTCAATGACGGGCAGTGGAGCATCTTACTACAAAATGATCAG CTGAAGGCCGAGCTAAGAGAAGGTTGTATTTTCAACGGCTGGCAAGAGGAAGATATTGAGTTTGCACCAACATATAAATATCATCCAGATTCTGATGATTATTATGGCTGCAGTCAGAATGGGAAAAGAGGAAAGAGTCGAGCCCCAGCTTG GTGTGATCGGATCATATGGTTTGGCAAGGGACTGAAGCAAAGCCAGTATAATAGAGGTGAGTTTAGATTGTCAGACCACAGACCAGTACGGGCAATTTTCAAGGCAGAGGTCAAGGTTCCATCACCATTACATTAG